One stretch of Corvus moneduloides isolate bCorMon1 chromosome 16, bCorMon1.pri, whole genome shotgun sequence DNA includes these proteins:
- the BRICD5 gene encoding BRICHOS domain-containing protein 5, with protein MWELLLPQGQAATVLWSFDLSMSLTWALVEACQPRGHTKAPIVAPAPAGGKQEEPRRALTAALSSRSGLRFPPPAEPFGCEGQVFMSHGHKFRFSRCAWSRDHAQSVRGPEAERQQPGPCLKWRMEGEDGTGRAAPADRRATAHFPAPSRTFWIILSVALLFFAVVGVIVMGVLSFSPSSAQAGSQLIRVTLQGQQDPLRNQTAVVDKARSTVTYYITSQSNRSAVVLYDSRNGYVCYKPLEQRTCYLRRMDPWDLQTLQTALNTSEHSAEQLLHHNNQTKFYREFLGIVAGEQVDARGLGEAVQTLCEQTSIFWVRRGQGPGRQRLIYLCIDICFPSNICVSICFYYLPE; from the exons ATGTGGGAATTGCTGCTGCCACAAGGGCAGGCTGCCACTGTCCTCTGGTCATTTGATCTCTCAATGAGCCTCACCTGGGCCCTTGTTGAGGCCTGCCAGCCCCGAGGGCACACAAAGGCCCCGATTGTGGCTCCTGCCCCTGCCGGGGGTAAGCAGGAAGAGCCGCGTCGGGCACTGACAGCAGCGCTCAGCTCCCGCTCCGGCCTCAGGTTTCCCCCTCCCGCGGAGCCCTTTGGCTGCGAGGGACAGGTATTTATGTCCCATGGACACAAGTTTAGGTTTTCCAGGTGTGCCTGGAGCCGGGATCATGCCCAGTCTGTGCGTGGGCCGGAGGCAGAGCGGCAGCAGCCAGGTCCTTGCCTGAAGTGGAGGATGGAAGGAGAGGACGGCACCGGCCGTGCTGCCCCTGCA GACAGGAGGGCCACAGCAcacttcccagctccctccaggaCCTTCTGGATCATCTTGTCCGTTGCCTTGTTGTTTTTTGCAGTTGTTGGTGTCATTGTCATGGGGGTTCTCAgcttctcccccagctctgcccag GCTGGCTCCCAGCTCATCCGAGTGACGCTCCAGGGCCAGCAGGACCCGCTGAGGAACCAGACAGCTGTGGTGGACAAGGCCAGGAGCACTGTCACGTACTACATCACCTCGCAGAGCAACCGGAGCGCCGTGGTGCTGTACGACAGCAGGAAC GGCTACGTGTGCTACAAGCCACTGGAGCAGCGAACCTGCTACCTGAGGAGGATGGACCCCTGGGACCTGCAGACCCTGCAGACGGCTCTGAACACCTCTGAGCACAgt gctgagcagctgctACACCACAACAACCAGACCAAGTTCTACCGGGAGTTCCTGGGCATTGTGGCAGGGGAGCAGGTGGACGCCAGGGGCCTGGGGGAGGCTGTGCAGACCCTGTGTGAGCAGACATCCATCTTCTGGGTGCGGAGAGGGCAGG GGCCGGGGAGGCAGCGCCTCATCTACCTGTGCATTGACATCTGCTTCCCCAGCAATATCTGTGTCTCCATCTGCTTCTATTACCTGCCCGAATAA
- the PGP gene encoding glycerol-3-phosphate phosphatase: MGTLSVLSAANGEARGAGGAANGDRGALGPGGVAIADAMSAPARLVGEVGRAVLADVDTLLFDCDGVLWRGEAAVSGAAAALGRLAAAGKRLYYVTNNSGRTRAAYTEKLRRLGFPPAEPRHIFSSAFCAARYLREALPPGAAAYVLGSPALAAELEAVGIPHLGPGPAALPGPAPADWVQAPLDPAVRAVLVGFDEHFSYAKLCQALRYLMRGGPDCLLVGTNRDHRLPLEGGAAIPGTGCLVKAVETAAEREAFIVGKPNRFMFDCVASEFDVDPGRTIMVGDRLDTDILMGNDCHLTTLLTLTGVTTLDEVRGHQDSDCPARHRLVPDYYVDSIADLLQVLGE; encoded by the exons ATGGGGACGCTGTCCGTGCTGAGCGCGGCCAATGGGGAGGCCCGGGGAGCGGGCGGCGCGGCCAATGGGGATCGCGGGGCGCTCGGGCCCGGCGGGGTGGCCATAGCAGACGCGATGTCGGCACCGGCGCGGCTGGTGGGTGAGGTCGGCCGGGCCGTGCTCGCCGACGTCGATACGCTGCTCTTCGACTGCGACGGCGTCCTGTGGCGGGGTGAGGCGGCCGTgagcggcgcggcggcggcgctgggcCGGCTGGCGGCGGCGGGCAAGCGGCTGTACTACGTGACCAACAACAGCGGGCGGACGCGCGCGGCCTACACCGAAAAGCTGCGGCGCCTCGGGTTCCCGCCCGCCGAGCCCCGGCACATCTTCAGCTCGGCCTTCTGCGCCGCCCGCTACCTGCGTGAAGCGCtgccgcccggcgccgccgcctaCGTGCTGGGCAGCCCCGCGCTCGCCGCCGAGCTGGAGGCCGTGGGCATCCCGCACCTcggccccgggcccgccgccctgcccggccccgcgcccgcggACTGGGTGCAGGCGCCGCTCGACCCCGCCGTGCGCGCCGTGCTCGTGGGCTTCGACGAGCACTTCAGTTACGCGAAGCTGTGCCAGGCGCTGCGGTACCTCATGCGCGGCGGCCCCGACTGTCTCCTCGTCGGCACCAACCGCGACCACCGGCTGCCGCTCGAGGGCGGCGCCGCCATCCCCG GGACAGGATGCCTGGTGAAGGCCGTGGAGACGGCGGCGGAGCGTGAGGCTTTCATCGTGGGCAAGCCCAACCGCTTCATGTTCGACTGCGTGGCCAGCGAGTTCGACGTGGACCCCGGCCGCACCATCATGGTGGGGGACCGGCTGGACACAGACATCCTGATGGGCAATGACTGCCACCTCACCACGCTGCTCACCCTCACCGGGGTCACGACGCTGGACGAGGTGCGGGGCCACCAGGACAGCGACTGTCCTGCCAGGCACCGCCTGGTCCCTGATTACTACGTCGACAGCATCGCTgacctgctccaggtgctggggGAGTAA